Proteins from a single region of Psychrobacter cryohalolentis K5:
- a CDS encoding DUF294 nucleotidyltransferase-like domain-containing protein gives MPHLDFTQPPFDVLNAAERQSIKKNTQVRYLAKDEMLPADDLQYFYVVLKGHVEQLLDGDFVASYLGNNHTAHLNSNDWFDSRRSPESLIEDGLQEDKNIDSQPAAYQFRAVEDTLLLQVNGVIIDKIGAQNHFVRQLLSENLPERLKALQLRHGGKKLDATSYDDPQEVQQIMLQPVIDITLLPVHIVDADDSLYQAARTMTEAGLKHVLIRPPGHLQDKNSSDRTLGILSDNDICRAVSDQQNTVTTPCQNYASFNLRTINADNEIGDALLTMTRYRIHRLPVIDTNGKVIGVLAQGDMLAHIGHHSQLISIQINQATDLPSLATAVELIGRYIRAQHQNGIKMGNVSRMVQTLNAQVFTKLWQLIVPDEVMENTCVIVMGSEGRGEQIMRTDQDNALIMRDGYDHPKLAQFADTFNQHLAELGYPLCDGNIMMNNPMWRQPLKAFKAQISLWFKNTDPMHSIYLSAIFDGEYVCGDETLLTQVREHLKTAHRQSDLMFVRQFARAALQFGDVNQWWQKLVPLLGGKPSAYTIDLKKAGIFPLVHGIRTLALENDLFTDASSKGRLKALVQARALTQERADTLLEALEFFMAQRLSVALLTDNKHAKEVDPTTLSALERDLLKECLAVVKSFKDQLSRHYQLEFG, from the coding sequence ATGCCCCATCTTGATTTTACCCAACCACCATTTGATGTATTAAATGCCGCTGAACGCCAAAGTATCAAAAAAAATACCCAAGTGCGTTATCTTGCCAAAGATGAGATGTTACCAGCGGATGATTTGCAGTACTTCTATGTGGTGCTTAAAGGTCATGTCGAGCAGTTGTTAGATGGTGATTTTGTCGCCTCTTATTTGGGCAACAACCATACTGCCCATCTTAATAGTAATGATTGGTTTGATAGCAGGCGCTCACCAGAGTCGCTCATAGAAGATGGGCTGCAAGAAGATAAAAACATTGATTCGCAGCCGGCTGCTTATCAGTTTCGCGCTGTCGAAGATACTTTATTGCTGCAAGTAAATGGGGTAATCATTGATAAAATCGGTGCCCAAAACCATTTCGTACGCCAATTATTGTCAGAAAATCTGCCAGAGCGTTTAAAAGCTTTACAGCTGAGGCATGGTGGAAAAAAACTTGACGCTACCAGCTATGACGACCCTCAGGAAGTACAGCAAATCATGCTACAGCCGGTGATTGATATTACTTTACTACCAGTCCATATCGTTGACGCAGACGATAGTCTATATCAAGCAGCACGTACCATGACTGAGGCTGGATTGAAGCATGTTTTGATACGCCCACCAGGACATTTACAAGATAAAAATAGCTCCGATCGTACCTTGGGTATCCTCAGCGATAATGATATCTGCCGCGCCGTCAGCGACCAACAAAACACTGTTACAACGCCTTGTCAAAACTATGCAAGTTTTAATCTGCGAACCATTAACGCTGATAATGAGATTGGTGATGCGTTACTAACCATGACTCGCTATCGCATTCACAGGTTACCAGTGATAGATACCAATGGTAAAGTCATCGGTGTGCTTGCACAAGGCGATATGCTTGCTCATATTGGTCATCATTCTCAGCTGATTAGTATTCAAATTAACCAAGCCACAGATTTGCCAAGTTTGGCGACCGCAGTTGAACTCATTGGGCGATATATACGTGCTCAGCATCAAAACGGTATCAAAATGGGCAACGTCAGCCGCATGGTACAAACCCTTAACGCGCAAGTATTTACCAAACTTTGGCAACTTATCGTTCCTGATGAAGTAATGGAGAATACCTGTGTTATCGTCATGGGCTCAGAGGGTCGCGGCGAGCAAATCATGCGTACCGATCAAGACAATGCGCTCATCATGCGTGATGGTTATGACCACCCTAAGCTGGCACAATTTGCCGATACCTTTAACCAGCACTTAGCAGAACTTGGCTATCCGCTATGCGACGGCAACATTATGATGAATAATCCCATGTGGCGGCAACCATTAAAAGCGTTTAAAGCGCAGATTAGTCTATGGTTTAAAAACACTGACCCGATGCACAGTATTTATTTATCCGCTATATTTGATGGTGAATATGTCTGCGGTGATGAAACGCTATTGACGCAGGTTCGTGAACATCTGAAGACGGCCCATAGGCAGTCAGACTTGATGTTCGTGCGCCAATTTGCACGAGCAGCGCTACAGTTCGGCGATGTCAATCAATGGTGGCAAAAGCTAGTACCGTTATTAGGTGGTAAACCAAGCGCTTATACTATTGACCTCAAAAAAGCGGGTATCTTTCCATTGGTACATGGTATCCGTACCTTGGCGTTAGAAAACGATCTCTTTACTGATGCTAGCAGCAAAGGTCGTCTGAAAGCTTTGGTTCAAGCTCGGGCCTTAACCCAAGAGCGTGCCGATACCTTACTTGAGGCATTAGAGTTCTTTATGGCGCAGCGCCTATCGGTTGCTTTATTGACAGACAATAAGCATGCAAAAGAAGTCGATCCAACGACCTTGTCTGCCCTTGAGCGTGATTTATTAAAAGAGTGTTTGGCGGTAGTAAAAAGCTTTAAAGACCAGTTAAGCCGACATTATCAGCTTGAATTTGGTTAA
- a CDS encoding DUF421 domain-containing protein, whose translation MEMIFFDNVDKLGRIILTTVVVYVLIVTFTKISGKRSTSQLNNFDWIVTVMIGSLSASTILLKDIPIIEGMAAILSLYLLQFLVTKYASISPQFSSFILSEPRIVFYQGQFLPDAMRDERLTRQEIECAMRSEGIHNFDEVEAVVFESDAKLTIIPKPNTSNDDPEAEDTVSETIAPLM comes from the coding sequence ATGGAAATGATTTTTTTTGACAATGTTGATAAGCTTGGACGTATTATTCTGACCACGGTCGTGGTCTACGTTTTGATTGTTACGTTTACTAAAATTTCAGGCAAACGATCAACCTCTCAGCTAAATAATTTTGACTGGATTGTTACGGTGATGATTGGGTCATTAAGTGCCAGCACAATTTTACTCAAAGATATTCCGATTATCGAAGGTATGGCGGCTATTCTTTCACTGTATTTATTACAATTTTTGGTCACCAAATACGCCTCTATTTCGCCACAATTTAGCAGCTTTATTTTATCTGAGCCGCGCATTGTCTTTTATCAAGGGCAGTTTTTACCCGATGCCATGCGCGATGAACGTTTGACCCGCCAAGAAATTGAATGTGCCATGCGCTCTGAGGGTATTCATAATTTTGATGAGGTTGAAGCCGTTGTTTTTGAGTCGGATGCTAAACTCACCATTATTCCAAAACCGAATACCTCTAATGATGATCCAGAAGCAGAAGACACAGTCTCAGAGACGATTGCTCCGCTTATGTAA
- a CDS encoding 3'-5' exonuclease produces the protein MTMNWLKQLSTAWQKNQLQRPELASMFTAPVDEQWVAIDCEMTGLNPKKHHLLSVAAIHINGDKIDTGNGLHLLCRPPVMPEGDTIVIHGLRTADVEHAMSYDEMLGLLLPFISNRPLVGFCPQIDVGFLNPLVKHYMGTHLPNEIIDIRPLYSRRMMGRSQGLSSQAQHLNSILAHYNIPELGTHDAYNDAIMTAMAFLHMR, from the coding sequence ATGACGATGAACTGGCTAAAACAGCTGTCTACTGCTTGGCAAAAAAACCAATTACAGCGACCTGAACTGGCATCAATGTTTACGGCACCTGTCGATGAGCAGTGGGTTGCGATTGATTGTGAGATGACCGGACTCAATCCAAAGAAGCATCACCTATTATCGGTAGCTGCCATTCATATCAATGGCGATAAGATTGATACAGGAAATGGGCTGCATCTGCTTTGCAGACCGCCTGTCATGCCTGAGGGCGATACCATTGTCATTCATGGACTGCGCACCGCCGATGTTGAGCATGCGATGAGCTATGATGAGATGCTGGGGTTACTATTGCCCTTTATTAGCAATCGGCCACTTGTGGGGTTTTGTCCGCAAATAGACGTCGGGTTCTTAAACCCTTTAGTAAAGCATTATATGGGTACTCATTTGCCCAATGAGATTATCGATATCCGCCCCCTTTATAGCCGGCGTATGATGGGTCGTAGCCAAGGGCTTTCAAGCCAAGCACAGCATTTGAATAGTATCTTGGCGCATTATAATATTCCTGAGCTTGGCACCCACGATGCTTATAATGACGCCATCATGACGGCAATGGCATTTTTGCATATGCGCTAA
- the glnD gene encoding [protein-PII] uridylyltransferase, with protein MFNCDVTAIDLTPMPLFSADNMTTAFLSTDTSVVEKSLFGIPEWLLQINDDISRALERGVNIRQLVSARACVIDDLLIELFKCFGLDKTDLALFATGGYGRGELSLHSDIDILLLMPHDINADTSSKIDNLVALLWDIGLEPALSVRSVSDCLEAALDHTIASALLEARLLIGNDALQNVPHQIVNNQWSPRSFYDVKIDEAKARYLQHNATEYNLEPNIKTAPGGLRDIHIIGWVTKRYFRVSKLYDLVQQNFLTEKEFDELSFSENYLWQIRHYLHELTGRNENKLLFDYQREIAQLMGYDTQTDDQPNAAVERFMRDYYRCAMQISTLSEMLTNHYYETIIEAQLPDEERPKKQPINARFNQVGDQIAMAHHRVFAQHPESILEMFLLMGQYGIKNVRTHTLRALKIAARGIDQAYRDNPTHQTLFLANLKEQNYLFHRLRTMNRYGVLGNYIPAFAQVTGLMQYDLFHRYTVDAHTLFLIRILHRFTDPHFYEDFPLVSSIFQRIERKEILVLAAMFHDIAKGRGGNHSQLGEIESIEFCLAHGMSTADANLVGWLTRYHLLMSMTAQKKDISDPEVVTLFADLVGNVTHLNHLYVLTVADMNATNPQLWNSWRATLMKQLYSQTRRILRADIDAPTNRQDMISATRKQALVMLDNVDNQHMNRDEVLRLWDDLGDEYFLREIAEDILWHTEAILNHPPIGRASNADSPPLVVLREHRELALDAVQVFVYTQDQVNLFAVTMAVFDQMNLDVLDARIITATRDFALDSYVLLDRSGTLLVDSDSQQELKQRLIDAFKNPTAPKLTHKRIPRQLKHFDVATTINFDFNDASNQHIMSLETLDQPGLLARVGQVFLQQQIEVHAARITTLGERAEDMFYISDQNDQALSADKLKTLKTALIDSLSVRNDRV; from the coding sequence ATGTTTAACTGTGATGTCACCGCTATTGATTTGACACCGATGCCTTTGTTTTCAGCAGACAATATGACAACTGCCTTTTTATCAACAGACACGAGCGTGGTAGAAAAATCGCTATTTGGTATTCCTGAATGGTTGCTTCAAATAAATGACGATATCAGCCGCGCACTCGAACGTGGCGTCAATATCCGGCAACTGGTTAGCGCGCGTGCTTGCGTGATTGATGATTTATTGATCGAATTATTTAAATGCTTTGGGCTTGATAAGACGGATTTGGCACTGTTTGCAACTGGTGGCTATGGTCGCGGTGAGTTATCGCTACATTCAGATATCGATATTTTGCTACTAATGCCACATGATATTAACGCTGATACCAGTAGTAAAATTGATAACTTGGTGGCACTCTTATGGGACATTGGACTTGAGCCTGCGTTATCAGTACGCAGCGTCAGTGACTGCTTGGAGGCGGCGCTTGACCATACTATTGCCAGTGCATTATTAGAGGCTCGCCTATTAATAGGCAATGACGCCTTGCAAAATGTCCCGCACCAAATAGTAAACAATCAATGGTCCCCGCGCTCGTTTTACGACGTAAAAATCGATGAGGCAAAAGCGCGTTATTTACAGCACAATGCCACAGAATATAATCTTGAGCCCAATATAAAAACCGCCCCTGGTGGTCTGCGCGATATCCATATTATCGGCTGGGTGACCAAACGCTATTTTCGGGTCAGTAAGCTCTATGATCTGGTACAACAGAACTTTTTGACTGAAAAGGAATTCGATGAATTAAGCTTTTCAGAAAACTATTTATGGCAGATACGGCACTACCTGCACGAACTGACTGGTCGCAATGAAAACAAGCTGTTATTCGATTATCAGCGTGAGATTGCTCAACTGATGGGCTATGATACCCAGACAGATGATCAACCAAATGCTGCGGTAGAGCGCTTTATGCGCGATTATTACCGCTGTGCGATGCAAATATCAACATTGTCTGAAATGCTAACCAATCACTACTACGAAACCATCATCGAGGCGCAGTTGCCTGATGAAGAACGCCCAAAAAAACAGCCTATCAATGCCCGCTTTAACCAAGTCGGCGACCAAATCGCAATGGCTCATCACAGAGTATTTGCGCAGCATCCCGAGTCGATTTTAGAGATGTTTTTACTTATGGGTCAGTATGGCATCAAGAATGTCCGTACCCATACTCTACGCGCGCTAAAAATTGCAGCGCGTGGTATTGATCAGGCTTATCGCGACAATCCTACGCATCAAACCTTGTTTTTAGCCAATCTAAAAGAGCAAAATTATCTCTTTCATCGTCTGCGTACCATGAATCGCTATGGCGTGCTTGGCAACTATATCCCTGCCTTTGCTCAAGTTACTGGTTTGATGCAGTATGACTTGTTCCATCGTTATACGGTTGATGCCCATACCTTATTTTTGATTCGTATTCTGCACCGTTTTACGGATCCGCATTTTTATGAAGATTTTCCGCTCGTGAGCTCCATCTTTCAGCGCATCGAGCGCAAAGAGATTTTGGTATTAGCGGCGATGTTTCATGATATTGCCAAAGGTCGTGGCGGCAACCATAGTCAACTTGGCGAAATCGAGTCGATTGAATTTTGTCTGGCTCATGGTATGAGTACTGCCGACGCCAATCTGGTTGGCTGGTTGACCCGTTATCATCTGCTGATGTCAATGACAGCTCAGAAAAAAGATATCTCAGACCCAGAGGTTGTGACACTATTTGCAGATTTGGTGGGTAACGTTACCCATCTAAATCATCTGTATGTCTTAACCGTCGCTGATATGAACGCCACCAACCCACAACTTTGGAACAGCTGGCGTGCGACACTTATGAAGCAGCTATATTCGCAAACACGCCGTATTTTGCGGGCGGATATTGATGCCCCAACCAATCGTCAAGATATGATTAGTGCCACACGCAAGCAAGCACTAGTGATGCTAGATAACGTCGACAATCAGCATATGAATCGCGATGAGGTGCTGAGATTGTGGGATGATTTGGGCGATGAGTATTTTTTGCGTGAAATTGCAGAAGATATCTTATGGCATACTGAAGCGATTTTAAATCATCCGCCTATAGGTCGAGCGTCAAATGCAGATAGTCCGCCATTAGTCGTTCTACGTGAGCATCGAGAGCTGGCGCTTGATGCAGTACAGGTTTTTGTTTATACCCAAGATCAGGTCAATTTGTTTGCGGTGACTATGGCCGTATTCGATCAGATGAATCTTGATGTATTGGATGCCCGTATTATCACAGCGACCCGTGATTTTGCGTTGGATTCTTATGTACTACTCGACCGTAGCGGTACTTTACTGGTCGATAGCGATAGCCAGCAAGAGCTTAAGCAGCGACTGATTGATGCCTTTAAAAATCCGACCGCGCCCAAACTGACGCACAAACGGATTCCACGCCAGCTCAAACATTTCGATGTAGCAACGACGATCAATTTTGATTTCAATGATGCCTCAAATCAGCACATCATGAGCTTAGAGACCCTTGATCAGCCAGGTTTACTTGCCCGTGTTGGACAAGTATTTTTGCAGCAGCAAATTGAGGTACATGCCGCGCGTATTACTACGCTTGGCGAGCGTGCAGAAGACATGTTTTATATCAGCGATCAAAATGATCAAGCACTGAGCGCTGATAAACTTAAGACGTTAAAAACGGCACTGATAGACAGTCTTAGTGTCCGTAATGATAGAGTCTAG
- the dapC gene encoding succinyldiaminopimelate transaminase: MNHNLTSLHPYPFAKMATLLADSTPAHSYDEIKLGIGEPKHAPPAFVLDVLRENLDKISHYPTTNGLFELRQTIAHWLEKRFFLNHLNPNTQVLPVMGTREAIFSIVQAVINHETETVSQTATLNQSPTPTPIVVMPNPFYQIYEGAAILAQATPYFIPCTSDNSFKGDFRSVPKDVWTRTQLLFVCSPNNPTGSVMTMDDWEQVLRLSDQYGFIIASDECYSELYFDKAPIGLLQACAALGRHDFKNCLVFHSLSKRSNLPGLRSGFVAGDATILQAYLQYRTYQGCAMPIPHQLASIAAWEDEKHVAHNRALYQEKFALWMSELGELLELRMPEAGFYFWIKAPEQFGGDDELFVKALYEDANIHALAGRYLSREVNGENPGQGYVRIALVASVEESREAIRRIRQLLGA; the protein is encoded by the coding sequence ATGAATCACAACTTGACGTCCCTACACCCTTATCCATTCGCTAAGATGGCCACTTTACTGGCTGATAGTACTCCAGCCCATAGCTATGATGAAATCAAACTGGGTATTGGTGAGCCAAAACATGCGCCGCCAGCCTTTGTTCTGGACGTACTACGCGAAAACTTGGACAAAATAAGCCATTATCCGACCACAAATGGACTGTTTGAGCTGCGTCAAACCATTGCTCATTGGCTTGAGAAGCGCTTTTTCTTAAATCACCTCAACCCTAATACGCAAGTATTGCCAGTAATGGGCACACGTGAGGCAATATTTAGTATCGTGCAGGCAGTGATTAATCACGAGACAGAGACTGTTAGTCAGACGGCAACGCTCAACCAATCGCCTACTCCTACGCCTATAGTAGTTATGCCCAATCCCTTTTATCAGATATATGAAGGGGCGGCGATATTAGCGCAAGCAACGCCTTATTTTATCCCTTGCACCTCAGACAATAGCTTTAAGGGGGATTTTCGTAGTGTGCCAAAAGACGTCTGGACGCGTACACAGCTCTTATTTGTCTGTAGCCCAAACAACCCAACCGGTTCAGTGATGACGATGGATGACTGGGAGCAAGTGTTGCGCCTATCAGACCAATATGGCTTTATCATTGCCAGCGACGAGTGTTATAGCGAGCTGTATTTTGATAAAGCGCCAATAGGATTGTTGCAAGCCTGCGCGGCCCTTGGTCGACACGATTTCAAAAATTGTCTGGTGTTTCACTCTTTATCGAAGCGCTCAAACCTACCCGGTTTGCGCTCAGGCTTTGTGGCAGGCGATGCCACTATCTTGCAGGCTTATTTACAATACCGCACCTATCAGGGTTGTGCGATGCCGATACCTCATCAGCTGGCGTCTATCGCCGCTTGGGAAGATGAGAAGCATGTGGCGCACAATCGAGCGCTGTATCAAGAAAAGTTTGCACTCTGGATGTCGGAGCTTGGAGAATTACTGGAGTTACGTATGCCTGAGGCAGGATTTTACTTTTGGATAAAGGCGCCTGAGCAATTCGGTGGTGATGATGAATTATTTGTCAAAGCACTCTATGAGGATGCCAATATTCATGCACTAGCGGGTCGTTACTTATCGCGCGAGGTCAATGGTGAAAATCCGGGGCAAGGCTATGTGCGTATCGCTTTGGTGGCAAGCGTCGAGGAAAGTCGCGAGGCAATCAGGCGCATTCGTCAATTACTCGGTGCTTAA
- a CDS encoding D-alanyl-D-alanine carboxypeptidase/D-alanyl-D-alanine-endopeptidase, which translates to MRSLVKPTLLRTHNPSIRTTAISQYLQTLKNIGQRLSLLALVVAPTLVPLHLHAALPQEIETALARAHLSAADISIVITPVGDKNASRLPSAVQVIDRKKAVNQLQPASSDEINTDANNSKQKLVRNKQSPKPLANYQSALVTIEKQTIRQHDRQLHAYTDDPYTHQSLMSTPSLLPENVLNTANYSSSQNDNISANGADNNNSDNKKSDSETSIKISFSPLLNHQPDIARTPASTMKLVPSFIALDILGADFVWHTRVYHTGIIIGNTLLGDLIIQGSGDPKMTHERLQQLLYKVKAAGIRHIDGDIIVDSTIFNHVTKDPAAFDNAPLRPYNASPDGFLVNFSTIGIQSYPLNNAQAQLTYTPQLADYKLPSKINIRPSACGQARYSLAPQWQATQLTFDTSLPDNCGNHAFYVAYPDAKDFAARVIKAKWQALDNTLTGNVVAQETPYKNKKSISARGLAALPMSPLPIVSYPSLNLTQQIYDINHFSNNVMTEQVALSIGAYHKPKDETVNPTINKNVDKAINSQHSLYQFGKPATTSYPAALQTINEWWQTHLSTPPPHLTNGSGLCRDCTISAANLSELLTYAYAHPSFNAYVNSLGIAGVSGTILTHSERLPESNAIGRAWIKTGTLNNVTSMAGYVKGLSGQDYVVVGLINNEQALNTYTARTVLDAMLDWTAQH; encoded by the coding sequence ATGCGCTCCTTAGTAAAACCAACTCTACTTAGAACTCATAACCCTTCTATACGCACAACAGCCATTAGCCAATATTTGCAAACGCTGAAAAATATCGGTCAACGTCTATCTTTATTGGCATTAGTTGTCGCTCCTACCTTAGTGCCATTACATCTGCACGCTGCCTTACCGCAAGAGATTGAAACGGCATTAGCGCGAGCCCATTTAAGCGCAGCAGACATCAGTATTGTCATTACGCCAGTGGGTGACAAAAACGCCAGCCGCTTGCCCTCTGCCGTTCAGGTTATCGACAGGAAAAAGGCGGTCAATCAATTGCAGCCTGCAAGCTCAGACGAGATAAATACTGATGCCAATAACAGCAAGCAAAAACTGGTTCGAAACAAGCAGAGTCCTAAGCCGTTAGCCAATTACCAAAGCGCGTTAGTAACCATCGAAAAGCAAACCATCAGACAGCACGACAGACAATTACACGCTTATACCGATGATCCTTATACCCACCAAAGCTTGATGAGTACTCCGTCATTACTGCCAGAAAACGTGTTAAATACTGCTAATTATTCTTCCAGTCAGAACGACAATATCAGTGCTAACGGCGCAGATAATAATAACAGCGACAATAAAAAATCTGACAGTGAGACCTCAATAAAAATATCGTTTTCGCCATTACTCAATCATCAGCCTGACATAGCACGTACGCCCGCCAGCACGATGAAACTCGTTCCTAGCTTTATTGCCTTAGATATCTTAGGCGCTGACTTTGTCTGGCATACGCGCGTTTATCATACTGGTATTATCATTGGTAATACATTGCTTGGTGATTTGATAATTCAAGGCAGTGGCGACCCAAAAATGACCCATGAGCGCTTACAGCAATTGCTCTATAAAGTGAAAGCAGCAGGCATCCGTCATATCGATGGCGATATCATTGTAGATAGCACTATTTTTAACCATGTCACTAAAGATCCTGCGGCATTTGATAACGCGCCTTTACGTCCTTATAACGCCAGTCCCGATGGTTTTCTGGTCAATTTCAGTACTATTGGTATCCAAAGCTATCCATTAAATAATGCCCAAGCACAGCTGACTTATACGCCGCAGCTGGCAGATTATAAGTTGCCAAGTAAGATAAATATACGCCCCTCTGCCTGTGGTCAAGCACGTTATAGCTTAGCGCCGCAGTGGCAAGCAACTCAGCTGACCTTTGATACCTCTTTACCCGATAACTGCGGCAACCATGCTTTTTATGTCGCTTATCCTGATGCCAAAGATTTTGCGGCTCGCGTGATCAAAGCCAAATGGCAAGCACTGGATAATACGCTAACGGGCAACGTTGTCGCTCAAGAAACACCATATAAGAATAAGAAATCCATATCAGCGCGCGGTTTGGCAGCTCTACCAATGTCGCCTTTACCAATTGTTAGTTATCCTTCTTTAAACTTAACGCAGCAAATTTATGATATCAATCATTTCTCTAATAATGTGATGACTGAACAAGTGGCGCTATCAATAGGCGCTTATCATAAACCCAAAGATGAAACCGTTAATCCAACCATTAATAAAAACGTCGATAAAGCTATTAATAGTCAGCACAGCTTATATCAATTTGGTAAGCCTGCGACAACGAGCTACCCTGCTGCCTTACAAACCATCAACGAATGGTGGCAAACGCATCTAAGCACGCCGCCGCCACATCTGACCAATGGTTCTGGGTTGTGCCGTGATTGTACTATCAGCGCTGCTAATCTAAGCGAGCTGCTGACTTATGCTTACGCTCACCCAAGCTTTAATGCTTATGTAAACTCGTTAGGTATTGCTGGCGTCAGTGGCACCATTTTGACACATAGCGAGCGTTTACCAGAATCAAACGCCATTGGTCGAGCTTGGATAAAAACAGGTACTTTAAACAATGTCACTTCGATGGCAGGCTATGTCAAAGGCTTATCAGGACAGGATTATGTGGTAGTGGGACTGATCAATAATGAGCAAGCGCTAAATACTTATACAGCAAGAACGGTACTGGACGCCATGCTAGATTGGACAGCGCAGCATTAA
- a CDS encoding ABZJ_00895 family protein, which translates to MSRKPASLSKPITPSGRKGSHLNTTATQPKLMLYIGFFAVGYMLASSVFMMIQTKLALNAQLVTVLSVVLGAYISVHKFIKHQQRALDRDEINRLMFGGVIVVWLLTMIYFLGIWVFLFDAISREVLLEMSMQQPLPLVSALVMILVLSLVSARISIWAINRLLDPNRKGA; encoded by the coding sequence ATGTCACGTAAGCCCGCGTCACTTAGCAAACCTATCACCCCATCAGGACGTAAAGGATCACACTTAAATACAACTGCCACTCAACCCAAATTGATGCTCTATATTGGGTTTTTTGCCGTTGGCTATATGCTTGCCAGCTCTGTATTTATGATGATTCAAACCAAGCTTGCTCTCAATGCGCAATTGGTTACTGTGCTGTCTGTCGTCTTGGGCGCTTATATTTCCGTGCATAAGTTTATCAAGCACCAGCAGCGGGCACTAGATAGAGACGAGATCAACCGCTTGATGTTTGGCGGCGTTATCGTGGTTTGGCTACTCACTATGATTTACTTTCTAGGGATATGGGTATTTTTATTTGATGCCATCAGCCGTGAAGTACTGCTTGAGATGAGTATGCAGCAGCCTCTGCCTCTGGTTTCTGCATTGGTCATGATATTGGTACTAAGCTTAGTAAGCGCACGCATCAGTATTTGGGCTATCAATCGTTTGCTCGACCCTAATCGCAAGGGCGCTTAA